In Arthrobacter sp. CDRTa11, one DNA window encodes the following:
- a CDS encoding SDR family NAD(P)-dependent oxidoreductase, with translation MTPRTIVITGASDGIGAAAARSLAEAGERVVVVGRSAEKTRSVAKELNADYFVTDFADLAQVRTLAAQLRENYPRIDVLANNAGGIMGKRTLTVDGHESTFQINHLAPFLLTTGLMDVLAASNAKVINTSSAANGFGKLDLFDLTSEHGYSTHRAYGTGKLANILFTSELHRRFGDQGITTAAFHPGVVRTNFAAESSSPWRHAYKTLLNRFMLSPEQGADTLLWLINGTPGTDWISGAYYYKRALAKANAQAYDADLAREFWDRSAELVTA, from the coding sequence TTGACTCCTCGCACCATCGTGATCACCGGCGCCAGCGACGGGATCGGCGCAGCAGCCGCAAGGTCGCTGGCGGAGGCAGGGGAGCGGGTTGTCGTCGTCGGCCGTTCCGCTGAAAAGACGCGTTCCGTCGCCAAAGAGCTCAACGCTGACTACTTCGTCACGGACTTCGCCGACCTGGCGCAGGTCCGCACCCTCGCTGCCCAGCTCAGGGAAAACTACCCGCGGATCGACGTCCTGGCCAACAACGCCGGCGGCATCATGGGCAAGCGCACCCTCACCGTGGACGGGCACGAATCCACCTTCCAGATCAACCACCTGGCCCCCTTCCTGCTTACCACCGGACTGATGGACGTGCTGGCCGCCAGCAACGCCAAGGTCATCAACACCTCCAGCGCCGCGAACGGCTTCGGCAAACTGGATCTCTTTGACCTCACCTCGGAGCACGGCTACTCCACCCACCGCGCCTACGGCACCGGAAAACTGGCCAACATCCTGTTCACAAGCGAACTGCACCGCCGTTTCGGCGATCAGGGAATCACGACGGCGGCATTCCACCCGGGCGTGGTCCGCACCAACTTCGCGGCCGAGTCCAGCAGCCCCTGGCGGCACGCCTACAAGACGCTCCTGAACAGGTTCATGCTCTCGCCGGAGCAGGGTGCGGACACCCTGCTTTGGCTCATTAACGGCACCCCGGGGACTGACTGGATCTCCGGTGCCTACTACTACAAGCGCGCCCTGGCCAAGGCCAACGCCCAGGCCTACGATGCCGATCTGGCCCGCGAGTTCTGGGACCGGAGTGCGGAGTTGGTTACGGCCTGA
- a CDS encoding dihydrofolate reductase family protein: MRKVTAGLFHSVDGVVSDPNLWQFDSFDDELGMGLDRMIKSVDTVVLGRVSYQEWAGYWPTASVDEDFAGFINPVEKHVASRSLTEPLEWENSHLIEGSLEEFVGGLKERDGGEIAVCGSISVVRQLLFAGLLDSLTLMTHPVVAGRGRRLFETDDPITRLSLQDQYRTSKGNVISTYGLLGE, translated from the coding sequence ATGCGCAAAGTTACCGCCGGCCTGTTCCACTCCGTGGATGGAGTGGTGTCAGACCCCAATCTTTGGCAGTTCGACAGCTTCGACGACGAGCTGGGCATGGGGCTGGACCGCATGATCAAGAGTGTGGACACGGTGGTGCTGGGCCGGGTCAGCTACCAGGAGTGGGCCGGTTACTGGCCCACGGCATCGGTGGACGAGGACTTCGCCGGTTTCATCAACCCCGTGGAGAAGCACGTCGCCTCACGCAGCCTGACCGAACCGCTGGAGTGGGAGAACTCGCACCTCATTGAGGGTTCGCTGGAGGAATTTGTGGGCGGGCTGAAAGAACGCGACGGCGGCGAGATCGCCGTCTGCGGCAGCATTTCCGTGGTGCGCCAGCTCCTGTTCGCCGGGCTGCTGGACTCCCTGACCCTGATGACCCATCCTGTGGTGGCCGGCAGGGGCCGCCGTCTGTTCGAGACCGACGACCCCATCACCCGGCTCAGCCTGCAGGACCAGTACCGGACCAGCAAAGGCAATGTCATCAGCACCTACGGGCTGCTGGGCGAATAG
- a CDS encoding GGDEF domain-containing protein, translating into MKVLVADDDPGSLMVARAAVERSGHDCLAAADGDEAWKLYLQHQPDVVVTDWMMPGMDGLALCRAIRAREADLYTYIVMLTSQGSRDDVLAGLEAGADDYVTKPLDPFVLHARLLVALRVTTLHADLAHYRKVLSQEARTDPLTGLHNRLKLSEDLEQLHARSQRYAEVYSVAMCDVDNFKSYNDIYGHQAGDLALRAVAAALVSQARKSDGVYRFGGEEFLMVLPNQTQLGAREVMERALHSVRELAIPHEGDPAGLLTLSAGIAAFSAEHRVDAEQLLGEADSALYAAKAAGRNRVELAL; encoded by the coding sequence TTGAAGGTCCTGGTAGCTGATGACGATCCTGGCTCACTCATGGTGGCCAGGGCCGCCGTCGAGCGTTCCGGACATGACTGCCTTGCAGCGGCGGACGGCGATGAGGCGTGGAAGCTCTACCTGCAGCACCAGCCGGACGTTGTGGTCACCGACTGGATGATGCCCGGAATGGATGGCCTGGCGCTGTGCCGGGCCATCCGGGCACGCGAGGCCGATCTCTACACCTACATCGTGATGCTGACCTCCCAGGGATCCCGGGATGACGTACTGGCAGGGCTTGAAGCCGGCGCTGACGACTACGTCACCAAGCCCCTGGATCCGTTTGTGCTGCATGCCCGCCTGCTGGTGGCGCTGCGGGTCACCACCCTCCATGCCGATCTGGCCCATTACCGGAAGGTGCTCTCGCAGGAAGCGCGCACCGATCCGCTCACCGGTCTGCACAACCGGCTGAAGCTGTCCGAGGACCTGGAGCAGCTGCACGCACGCAGCCAGCGGTACGCGGAGGTGTACTCGGTAGCCATGTGCGATGTGGACAACTTCAAGAGCTACAACGACATCTATGGCCACCAGGCGGGCGACCTCGCTTTGCGGGCAGTGGCTGCCGCGCTGGTGAGCCAGGCCAGGAAAAGCGACGGCGTGTACCGGTTCGGCGGCGAAGAGTTCCTGATGGTCCTGCCGAACCAGACGCAGCTGGGCGCCCGGGAAGTGATGGAGCGGGCGCTCCACAGCGTTCGGGAATTGGCGATCCCCCACGAGGGCGATCCGGCGGGGCTGCTGACGCTCAGCGCGGGGATTGCCGCCTTCAGCGCAGAGCACAGAGTGGACGCCGAGCAGTTGCTGGGCGAGGCTGACTCGGCGCTTTACGCTGCCAAGGCCGCCGGGCGGAACCGGGTGGAACTGGCGCTGTAA